A genomic window from Punica granatum isolate Tunisia-2019 chromosome 2, ASM765513v2, whole genome shotgun sequence includes:
- the LOC116194940 gene encoding uncharacterized protein LOC116194940, whose protein sequence is MATLPSSSSLHLSTPFPARLAPRRFHAPRPFQLFFTPRGSSDSEKTPPAENDTEPKADPDEFDSRLSQVRLRYRSGTGKKAEIRKVKKKGGSSGGGAGGGGGMYLPPVPLKETVSEGMKVDFGFSPYSERINGRIAMLGLTALVLVELATGKGVINYHTPAIVLIQVYFVAAVGALFIKYEKEKVSIWPQSLSDK, encoded by the coding sequence ATGGCTACCTTGCCATCTTCCTCTTCCCTTCACCTCTCCACCCCCTTCCCCGCCCGACTCGCGCCGCGTCGGTTCCACGCGCCGAGACCCTTCCAACTCTTCTTCACCCCCCGGGGTTCCTCCGACTCCGAGAAAACTCCCCCGGCCGAGAATGACACCGAACCCAAGGCCGACCCGGACGAGTTCGACAGCCGCCTCTCCCAGGTCCGCCTCCGGTACCGGAGCGGGACGGGGAAGAAGGCGGAGATCCggaaggtgaagaagaaggggggATCCTCGGGGGGCGGcgcaggaggaggaggggggaTGTACCTGCCGCCGGTGCCGCTGAAGGAGACGGTGTCTGAGGGGATGAAGGTGGACTTCGGGTTCAGCCCGTACAGCGAGAGGATCAACGGGAGGATAGCGATGCTGGGGCTGACGGCGCTGGTGCTGGTGGAGCTGGCGACTGGGAAGGGGGTAATCAACTACCACACGCCGGCGATCGTTCTGATTCAGGTCTATTTCGTGGCGGCTGTCGGGGCACTGTTCATCAAGTACGAGAAGGAAAAGGTCAGCATTTGGCCCCAATCATTGTCTGACAAATAA
- the LOC116194939 gene encoding chalcone--flavonone isomerase-like, producing MAQSIPATEQSIHLPHPKRFFSQAGTKREPMKRPSPRNAMVAATEVQVESFTFPAAVKPQGSAKTLFLGGAGARGLEIEGKFIKFTAIGVYLEEAALPCLATKWKGKTAEELTDSVEFFRDIVTGPYDKFMQVTMILPLTGAQYSEKVTENCVAFWKSVGTYTDAEARAVEKFIEVFKEETFPPGSSILFTQSPSGSLTIAFSKDGKIPEDGRAVIENKQLSEAVLESIIGKHGVSPEAKQCLATRISELLKGVSEKKNE from the exons ATGGCTCAGTCCATCCCTGCCACTGAACAATCCATCCATCTACCGCATCCGAAACGTTTCTTTTCGCAAGCCGGAACGAAAAGGGAGCCAATGAAACGTCCGAGCCCGCGAAACGCAATGGTTGCCGCGACGGAAGTGCAGGTCGAGTCGTTCACTTTCCCGGCGGCGGTCAAGCCCCAGGGATCCGCCAAGACCCTGTTTCTCGGCGGCGCAG GGGCGAGAGGGCTGGAAATTGAGGGGAAGTTCATCAAGTTCACGGCGATCGGCGTGTACCTTGAGGAGGCTGCCCTGCCGTGCCTCGCCACCAAGTGGAAGGGCAAGACCGCCGAGGAGCTGACGGATTCCGTCGAGTTCTTCAGAGATATCGTCACTg GGCCATATGACAAATTCATGCAGGTAACGATGATACTACCATTGACGGGTGCTCAATACTCGGAGAAGGTGACGGAGAACTGCGTGGCTTTCTGGAAATCCGTGGGCACTTACACGGATGCGGAAGCCAGGGCTGTCGAGAAGTTCATCGAAGTTTTCAAGGAGGAAACTTTCCCACCTGGTTCCTCAATCCTTTTCACTCAATCGCCCAGCGGATCCTTAACG ATTGCTTTCTCCAAGGATGGGAAGATCCCAGAAGACGGAAGGGCCGTGATAGAGAACAAGCAACTCTCAGAGGCAGTGCTGGAGTCGATCATTGGGAAGCACGGGGTTTCTCCTGAAGCCAAGCAGTGCTTGGCCACGAGAATCTCGGAGCTTCTTAAGGGCGTCTCTGAGAAGAAGAACGAGTGA
- the LOC116196302 gene encoding protein RDM16 yields MEKSSSSKRSREDRDREYHKHRDSEHHRKSSSHRDHRSKREDRASSRDPERSYDSRNDDRERSREQRDDRDGGRDERARYRERSYDGREESVERKHKRKERERVEDEGADGEEKRARVSDGERKQRRRFEDVNGDQEERRETRRFGDKAKEGDSERAEVKSKDEVTGNGGVAAVNGAALASSTMKSSIDTTVTSSHPLPTKVSSISTTNENKGVSITRSHEVPGKTSTDGTSPAAGKSGSLSLDVLAKAKKALQIQKELSEKLKKIPLPKKGVSSSSDGTLQAVSSTSTQPGASGVASASSTLPAGATPFVMPSSGGNVTASGMTTLPNYEAVKRAQELAAKMGFRQDPQFAPLINLFPGQVTTEVAMPQKPTKAPVLRLDALGREIDEHGNVVNITKPSNLSTLKVNINKQKKDAFQILKPELDVDPESNPHFDARMGINKDKLLRPKRMSFQFVEEGKWSKEAEMLKLKSQFGEARAKEQKAKQAQLAKAKAAPDINPNLIEVSERVIIKEKPKDEIPEVEWWDRPLLHSGTYGEVNDGAIDEGKVKIEKINIYVEHPRPIEPPAEPAPPPPQPLKLTKKEQKKLRTQRRVAKEKDKQEMIRQGLVEPPKPKVKMSNLMKVLGAEATQDPTKLEREIRTAAAEREQAHVDRNIARKLTPAERREKKERKLFDDPNTMETIVSVYKTNDLSHKKTQYLVDVNAKENRLTGCAVISEGINVVVAEGGKKSIKRYGNLMLRRIDWAAAVNDDEDEEEDEEDKPMNKCVLVWQGSVAKPSFTRFSIHHCMTEAAARKVFADAGVGHYWDLAVNFAED; encoded by the exons ATGGAGAAATCGAGCAGCAGCAAGAGGAGCCGAGAAGATCGGGACAGAGAGTACCACAAGCACCGGGACTCCGAGCACCACCGCAAGTCCTCCTCCCACCGCGACCACAGGTCCAAGCGGGAGGACCGAGCCAGCTCCCGCGACCCCGAGAGGTCCTACGATTCGAGGAACGACGACCGGGAGAGATCGCGCGAGCAGCGGGATGACAGGGACGGGGGCCGCGATGAGAGGGCGAGGTACCGGGAGAGGTCCTATGATGGGAGGGAGGAGTCGGTGGAGAGGAAGCACAAGAggaaggagagggagagggttGAGGATGAGGGAGCTGATGGGGAGGAAAAGAGAGCTAGGGTTTCTGATGGGGAGAGGAAGCAAAGGCGGCGGTTCGAGGATGTGAATGGTGATcaggaggagaggagagagacgAGGAGGTTTGGGGATAAGGCAAAGGAAGGGGATTCTGAAAGAGCTGAAGTTAAATCCAAGGATGAAGTGACTGGAAACGGTGGTGTCGCGGCTGTCAAT GGTGCAGCTCTTGCATCATCAACTATGAAGTCAAGCATCGACACCACTGTGACGTCTAGTCATCCCCTTCCAACCAAGGTATCTTCAATTTCTACCACAAATGAAAATAAGGGAGTTAGTATTACCAGATCTCATGAGGTTCCTGGCAAAACTAGTACAGATGGGACATCTCCTGCTGCTGGAAAAAGTGGAAGTTTATCTCTTGATGTCTTAGCTAAAGCTAAGAAAGCTTTGCAAATCCAAAAGGAATTGTCGGAAAAGCTGAAGAAGATTCCACTG CCCAAAAAAGGTGTCAGCTCAAGTTCAGATGGTACCCTGCAAGCGGTTTCCTCCACCTCGACCCAGCCTGGTGCATCTGGTGTAGCATCTGCTTCATCAACCTTACCAGCTGGTGCCACACCTTTTGTCATGCCTTCTTCAGGTGGTAATGTGACTGCTTCTGGCATGACAACGCTACCCAATTATGAAGCTGTGAAACGTGCGCAGGAGCTTGCTGCAAAGATGGGATTTCGACAGGACCCACAGTTTGCTCCTCTCATCAACTTGTTTCCTGGTCAAGTGACAACTGAAGTTGCTATGCCTCAAAAGCCTACAAAGGCTCCTGTTCTTCGGTTGGATGCGCTTGGCCGGGAGATTGATGAGCATGGGAATGTCGTGAATATTACCAAACCGAGCAACCTGAGCACTCTCAAG GTAAATATCAACAAGCAAAAGAAAGATGCCTTTCAAATCCTTAAACCCGAACTAGATGTGGATCCAGAATCAAACCCTCATTTTGATGCAAGGATGGGTATCAATAAAGACAAGCTTCTCAGACCCAAGAGAATGAGTTTTCAGTTTGTTGAGGAAGGAAAATGGTCAAAAGAAGCAGAAATGCTGAAATTGAAG AGTCAATTTGGAGAAGCACGAGCAAAAGAACAGAAAGCCAAGCAAGCTCAGttagcaaaagcaaaggcTGCACCTGATATCAATCCTAATCTGATTGAAGTGTCAGAGAGAGTTATCATCAAAGAAAAACCTAAAGATGAAATCCCAGAAGTTGAATGGTG GGATAGGCCTCTTCTGCATTCTGGTACTTATGGTGAAGTTAATGATGGAGCTATTGATGAAGGCAAAGTGAAGATAGAAAAGATCAACATTTATGTTGAGCACCCTCGCCCTATTGAGCCGCCTGCTGAGCCTGCACCTCCGCCACCTCAGCCCCTGAAGTTGACAAAGAAGGAACAGAAGAAACTCCGCACCCAGCGCCGAGTGGCAAAGGAGAAGGACAAACAGGAGATGATTCGACAGGGCCTGGTAGAACCCCCCAAGCCCAAAGTCAAGATGAGCAACTTAATGAAAGTTCTGGGTGCTGAAGCGACTCAAGATCCAACAAAGCTTGAGAGGGAGATCCGAACGGCAGCTGCTGAGCGTGAACAGGCTCATGTGGACAGGAACATTGCACGCAAGCTCACTCCTGCTGAGCGGcgggagaaaaaggaaaggaagctTTTTGACGACCCTAATACTATGGAAACTATTGTGTCTGTGTATAAGACTAATGATCTCTCGCACAAGAAGACCCAGTATTTGGTCGATGTTAATGCAAAGGAAAACCGACTCACAGGGTGTGCCGTGATATCTGAAGGTATAAATGTAGTGGTGGCTGAGGGTGGGAAGAAATCCATCAAGAGGTATGGGAACCTGATGCTCCGGCGCATAGATTGGGCAGCTGCTGtgaatgatgatgaggatgaggaagaagatgaggaagaCAAGCCAATGAATAAGTGTGTCTTGGTGTGGCAGGGTAGTGTGGCTAAACCAAGCTTTACTAGATTCTCTATTCACCATTGCATGACCGAGGCTGCTGCCAGGAAAGTCTTTGCTGATGCTGGAGTAGGTCATTACTGGGATCTTGCCGTCAACTTTGCGGAAGATTAG
- the LOC116197980 gene encoding ABC transporter G family member 6-like, with the protein MSRIVAEDISLSSSLSRHPTSDHSLPYFNPAMPDDQQSRFPRVTALSPTLGQLLKRVGDARKEATGDGGETPVHHHALDVLDLSDVSSSTTGALRALPFVLQFANLSYSVKVRRKFSFQSLLPGKRSRLGPAAAAVAEPINLFTRTKTLLDDISGQARDGEILAVLGASGSGKSTLIDALANRIAKGSLRGSVTLNGEPLESRLLKVISAYVMQDDLLFPMLTVEETLMFAAEFRLPRTLSKSKKRLRVQALIDQLGLRNAAKTVIGDEGHRGVSGGERRRVSIGIDIIHDPIILFLDEPTSGLDSTSAFMVVKVLQRIAQSGSIVIMTVHQPSYRILGLLDRLLFLSRGHTVYSGPPSNLPMFFAEFGHPIPENENRTEFALDLIRELEGSPGGTKSLVEFNKSWQNNTKNTPGSTVPDADRAQGLSLKEAISASISRGKLVPGATNVNVDAAGAAPMVPTFANPLWIEMAVLSKRSIMNSRRMPELFGIRLGAVLVTGFILATMFWQLDNSPKGVQERLGFFAFAMSTTFYTCADALPVFLQERYIFMRETAYNAYRRSSYVLSHSLVALPALVFLSFAFSATTFWAVGLDGGMQGFVFYFLIIFASFWAGSSFVTFLSGVVPHVMLGYTIVVAILAYFLLFSGFFINRDRIPPYWIWFHYLSLVKYPYEGVLQNEFADPAKCFVRGTQIFDSTPLGAVPNSVKVRLLQTISNTLGMSITSSTCLTTGADILQQQGVTDLSKWSCLWITVAWGFLFRVLFYFSLLLGSKNKRR; encoded by the coding sequence atgtcgCGTATTGTCGCGGAGGACATAAGTCTTTCCTCCTCCCTCTCTCGCCACCCCACAAGCGATCACTCCCTTCCATACTTCAACCCCGCGATGCCAGACGACCAGCAGAGCCGATTCCCGCGCGTCACCGCCCTGTCCCCAACGCTCGGGCAGCTGCTGAAGCGCGTGGGCGATGCGCGCAAGGAGGCCACCGGGGATGGCGGCGAGACCCCTGTCCACCACCACGCCCTCGATGTGCTTGACCTTAGTGACGTGTCCAGCAGCACCACTGGTGCGCTTCGCGCGCTCCCGTTCGTCCTCCAGTTCGCCAACCTCAGCTACAGCGTCAAGGTCCGTCGGAAATTCTCTTTCCAGTCCCTTCTCCCGGGAAAGCGCAGCCGTCTCGGTCCTGCAGCAGCTGCGGTGGCAGAGCCGATCAACCTTTTCACCCGGACGAAGACCCTCTTGGATGATATCTCTGGACAGGCCCGGGACGGGGAGATCCTGGCAGTGCTCGGGGCGAGTGGGTCGGGGAAGTCTACCCTCATCGACGCGTTGGCCAATAGGATCGCGAAGGGGTCTCTCCGTGGGTCCGTCACACTGAATGgcgagccacttgagtctAGGCTGCTGAAGGTCATATCTGCCTACGTGATGCAAGACGACCTGCTGTTTCCGATGCTCACGGTAGAGGAGACGCTGATGTTCGCAGCTGAATTCCGGCTCCCCCGGACACTGTCCAAGTCCAAGAAGCGGCTCCGTGTCCAGGCCCTCATCGACCAGCTCGGGCTCCGCAATGCTGCCAAGACTGTGATCGGGGATGAGGGCCACCGCGGGGTCTCGGGAGGTGAGAGGAGGCGGGTCTCCATCGGGATTGATATAATCCATGACCCAATCATACTCTTCCTCGATGAGCCCACCTCGGGTCTCGACTCCACGAGTGCCTTCATGGTGGTCAAGGTCCTGCAGCGCATTGCCCAAAGTGGGAGCATCGTGATCATGACAGTTCACCAGCCCAGCTATCGGATCCTCGGGCTGCTGGACCGGCTACTTTTCCTCTCGCGGGGGCATACCGTCTACAGCGGGCCCCCCTCTAACCTGCCCATGTTCTTCGCCGAGTTTGGGCACCCGATACCTGAGAACGAGAACCGGACTGAATTCGCCCTGGACCTGATCCGTGAGCTCGAGGGTTCACCCGGTGGGACAAAGAGTCTAGTGGAATTTAACAAGTCGTGGCagaacaacaccaagaatacCCCCGGATCCACTGTCCCTGATGCCGACAGGGCCCAGGGGCTCTCCTTGAAGGAGGCGATAAGCGCGAGCATTTCCCGTGGCAAGCTTGTGCCGGGTGCCACCAATGTGAACGTTGATGCTGCAGGCGCTGCCCCGATGGTCCCCACCTTTGCGAACCCCTTGTGGATTGAGATGGCGGTCCTCTCCAAGCGATCGATAATGAACTCCCGCAGGATGCCCGAGCTGTTTGGTATCCGCCTTGGGGCGGTCCTTGTCACGGGGTTCATTCTCGCCACAATGTTTTGGCAGCTCGACAACTCCCCGAAAGGGGTCCAAGAGCGGCTAGGGTTCTTCGCCTTTGCCATGTCCACCACCTTCTACACGTGCGCCGATGCCCTCCCAGTCTTTCTCCAGGAGCGTTACATCTTCATGCGGGAGACCGCTTACAATGCCTACCGGCGGTCCTCATATGTGCTCTCTCACTCGCTCGTGGCACTCCCGGCGCTTGTCTTCCTCTCCTTCGCCTTCTCCGCCACGACATTCTGGGCTGTAGGACTTGATGGCGGGATGCAAGGTTTCGTATTCTACTTCCTCATAATCTTCGCGTCCTTCTGGGCAGGCAGCTCGTTTGTGACATTCCTCTCGGGGGTGGTCCCACACGTCATGCTCGGTTACACCATCGTGGTGGCAATCCTCGCCTACTTCCTCCTTTTCAGCGGCTTCTTCATAAACCGGGATCGGATCCCACCCTATTGGATCTGGTTCCACTACCTATCGCTCGTGAAGTACCCGTACGAGGGGGTGCTCCAGAACGAGTTCGCGGACCCAGCCAAGTGCTTCGTGCGTGGGACCCAGATCTTCGACTCTACCCCGCTTGGGGCAGTCCCGAATTCAGTCAAGGTGAGGCTACTCCAGACAATCAGCAACACGCTTGGGATGAGCATCACGAGCTCGACGTGCCTCACCACCGGGGCTGACATTCTACAGCAGCAGGGGGTGACGGACCTCAGCAAGTGGAGCTGCCTGTGGATCACTGTCGCCTGGGGATTCCTGTTTAGGGTTTTGTTCTACTTCTCTCTCTTGCTGGGCAGCAAGAACAAGAGGAGgtaa